The following are encoded in a window of Terriglobia bacterium genomic DNA:
- a CDS encoding polyprenol monophosphomannose synthase, whose amino-acid sequence MELTVVTPTFNEADNVERFVRTVSEVLRGIGHEIVIVDDDSPDQTWRVAQELSKTYPTLRVLRRQARPSLAGSVIEGFAMAAGEAVACIDADLQHDPSILPKMLAELRAGAELAVGCRYMPGGGTTEWNWLRRHQSWLATRMAQAYLGLRLRDPMSGYFLMWRKDFLRIQRQLSAQGFKILIEIAARLQPQRMAEVPYVFGPRLAGTSKLTAAVAFDYLAQLRRLRATASRSPARAAHSAT is encoded by the coding sequence ATGGAACTCACGGTCGTAACCCCCACGTTCAACGAGGCGGACAACGTCGAGCGCTTCGTGCGCACCGTTTCCGAGGTGTTGCGCGGCATCGGGCACGAGATCGTGATCGTGGACGACGATTCGCCGGACCAGACCTGGCGCGTCGCCCAGGAACTCAGCAAAACTTACCCTACGTTGCGCGTCTTGCGGCGGCAGGCGCGACCCAGCCTGGCCGGATCGGTGATCGAGGGGTTCGCGATGGCGGCGGGCGAGGCCGTGGCCTGCATTGACGCCGACCTGCAACATGATCCCTCCATCCTGCCGAAGATGCTGGCGGAGTTGCGCGCCGGGGCGGAGCTGGCGGTGGGCTGCCGCTACATGCCGGGCGGAGGCACCACGGAATGGAACTGGCTGCGGCGCCACCAGTCGTGGCTGGCAACGCGCATGGCGCAGGCGTATCTCGGGCTGCGCTTGCGCGACCCGATGTCGGGATACTTCCTGATGTGGCGCAAGGATTTCTTGCGCATCCAGCGGCAGCTCAGCGCGCAGGGATTCAAGATCCTGATTGAGATTGCCGCCCGGCTGCAGCCGCAACGCATGGCCGAGGTGCCGTACGTGTTTGGCCCGCGCCTGGCGGGCACGTCGAAGCTGACCGCTGCCGTGGCGTTCGATTATCTTGCCCAGCTCCGCCGCCTGCGCGCGACGGCATCGCGATCGCCGGCGAGAGCCGCCCACTCCGCTACCTAG
- a CDS encoding glycosyltransferase family 4 protein, whose protein sequence is MPYRIAIVTTHPIQYQAPWFRAMAAHPELDLEVFFCHHATPSQQAAAGFGVEFDWDLPLLDGYRFCFLKNVATHPSVSHFSGLDTPEISGIIREQRFDAVINCGWHRKSYWQSIRACWKTRTPVMVRSDSHLHTERSALKEAVKLPAYRLFIPRMDACLAVGRWARDYFLYYGARPERIFLVPHAIDEHWFSENAARLVPCRPQLRAQWKAPEDAAVFLWAAKFIPKKRPLDFLQALEIAARGGARIHGLMVGDGPLRAESEAFAREHSVPVTFAGFLNQSEIVKSYVASDMLVLCSDGGETWGLVVNEAMVCGRPCIVSDKVGCGPDLVTPETGAVFPLGDVDRLAALLSKFAADRDCLRTMGEAAADKIKHYSTEVAVRGVLEALHAVTR, encoded by the coding sequence TTGCCGTATCGTATCGCCATCGTCACGACGCACCCTATCCAGTACCAGGCGCCATGGTTTCGCGCCATGGCGGCACATCCGGAACTCGACCTGGAAGTTTTTTTCTGCCATCACGCCACTCCCAGCCAACAGGCCGCCGCGGGGTTTGGAGTCGAGTTCGATTGGGACCTCCCGCTGCTGGACGGGTACCGCTTCTGCTTTCTGAAAAACGTTGCTACCCATCCGTCCGTCAGCCATTTTTCCGGATTGGATACGCCCGAGATCAGCGGCATCATTCGCGAGCAGCGCTTCGATGCGGTCATCAATTGTGGATGGCACCGCAAGAGTTACTGGCAATCCATCCGTGCCTGCTGGAAAACCCGGACCCCGGTGATGGTGCGCAGCGATTCCCACCTGCATACCGAGCGCTCCGCGTTGAAGGAAGCGGTCAAGCTGCCGGCCTATCGACTATTCATTCCCCGCATGGATGCCTGCCTGGCCGTCGGCCGCTGGGCGCGCGATTATTTTCTGTACTACGGCGCCCGCCCTGAACGCATCTTCCTTGTGCCCCATGCCATTGACGAACATTGGTTTTCCGAAAATGCCGCGCGCCTGGTGCCTTGCCGCCCGCAGCTTCGCGCGCAATGGAAAGCGCCGGAAGATGCCGCGGTGTTTCTCTGGGCTGCGAAATTCATTCCCAAGAAGCGCCCCCTCGATTTCCTGCAGGCCTTGGAAATTGCCGCCCGCGGCGGTGCCCGCATCCACGGCTTGATGGTGGGCGACGGCCCTCTCCGCGCCGAGTCGGAAGCGTTTGCGCGCGAGCACAGCGTTCCGGTCACCTTCGCCGGTTTTCTCAACCAGAGTGAAATAGTGAAGTCCTACGTTGCATCCGACATGCTGGTGCTCTGTTCCGACGGAGGTGAAACCTGGGGCCTGGTGGTGAACGAGGCCATGGTGTGCGGCCGCCCCTGCATCGTTTCCGACAAGGTCGGCTGTGGCCCCGACCTGGTGACCCCTGAAACCGGCGCGGTTTTCCCCCTCGGCGATGTGGACCGGTTGGCGGCGCTGCTGTCGAAATTCGCCGCCGACCGCGATTGCCTGCGCACCATGGGGGAAGCGGCGGCGGACAAAATCAAGCATTACTCCACCGAGGTCGCGGTCCGGGGAGTGCTCGAGGCGCTGCATGCCGTCACCCGCTAG
- a CDS encoding glycosyltransferase family 2 protein: MCNAEGLPTDCGAVAACGTSYESHPIGGFLHASDLRAPSAFADDTAALPRVSVVVLAYNEEVNLPACLASLQGLACEVFVVDSGSTDRTREIAAAAGAAVVEHPFENYSAQRNWAQQNLPLHAAWVLHLDSDERLTPPLVAEINEVLHNPPAALDGFLFRKRTVFMGRWIRHGGHYPAYHLRLFRKDRGSCETRLYDQHFVVPGKSLALRHDYIDVLTSDLNQWTLRHLRWAELEAREALESERAPNRVRADAFGDPIQRRRWLREGFYGRWPLFLRPFLYWIYRYFFRLGFLDGREGLIFHFLQGCWFRLMIDAKIYEFRRRQ; encoded by the coding sequence ATGTGCAATGCGGAAGGTCTTCCAACCGATTGCGGCGCCGTCGCCGCCTGTGGTACTAGTTACGAATCGCATCCCATCGGGGGTTTCTTGCACGCCAGCGATCTCAGGGCACCGTCCGCGTTCGCCGATGACACCGCTGCTCTCCCGCGTGTTTCCGTCGTCGTCCTCGCCTATAACGAGGAAGTGAATCTCCCCGCCTGCCTGGCCAGCCTGCAAGGACTCGCCTGTGAAGTTTTCGTGGTGGACTCCGGCAGCACCGACCGCACCCGCGAAATCGCCGCCGCCGCGGGGGCAGCCGTCGTGGAACACCCCTTCGAAAACTATTCCGCACAACGCAACTGGGCGCAGCAGAACCTGCCGCTGCACGCCGCGTGGGTGCTGCACCTGGATTCCGACGAGCGTCTCACGCCCCCGCTGGTCGCCGAGATCAACGAGGTCCTGCACAATCCTCCCGCCGCCCTGGACGGTTTCCTGTTTCGCAAACGCACCGTGTTCATGGGACGCTGGATCCGCCACGGCGGCCACTATCCCGCGTATCACCTCCGGTTGTTTCGCAAGGACCGCGGCAGTTGCGAGACACGCCTCTACGACCAGCATTTCGTGGTTCCCGGAAAATCGCTCGCGCTCCGCCACGACTACATTGACGTGCTCACCTCCGACTTGAATCAATGGACGCTTCGCCATCTGCGCTGGGCGGAACTGGAAGCGCGGGAGGCATTGGAGAGCGAGCGCGCTCCCAACCGCGTGCGCGCCGATGCTTTTGGCGATCCCATTCAGCGGCGCCGTTGGCTGCGCGAGGGATTTTATGGGCGCTGGCCGCTGTTCCTGCGTCCCTTCCTGTACTGGATCTACCGGTATTTCTTCCGTCTGGGGTTCCTCGACGGACGCGAAGGACTGATCTTTCATTTTCTCCAGGGCTGCTGGTTTCGTCTGATGATCGACGCCAAGATCTACGAGTTCCGCCGACGCCAATAA
- a CDS encoding glycosyltransferase produces MPSPARQPQQANGGPAGDPVRPPLKIAHVVPSFFPAHVYGGPIRSVYALCNALARLGCEVRVLTTNTNGLNAVLPVDTSREHRMGDGIAVRYCARRLRHSVSPQLLRALPEYVRWADVVHLTAMYNFTTFPTLASARRQSKPVVWSPRGALQRWSGSRRSGVKSMWEMITRGLAPESLVLHVTSEQERLESLEKFPAARAEVIPNGIEIPATVSRQESSGPLRLLFIGRLDPKKGIENLLDACARLDFPWTLIIAGGGEDAYLRSIAGRIRALGLGRKAIMVGEVLDDAKERVFQQADVCVAPSFTENFAIVVAEALARAVPVIAGRGTPWQGVEQHGCGLWIDNSPESIAAAITRLRSAPRREMGMRGREWMQREFSWDTIGARMLAVYTELLARNAGAAAR; encoded by the coding sequence ATGCCGTCACCCGCTAGACAACCCCAGCAGGCCAACGGCGGGCCCGCCGGAGACCCCGTCCGCCCGCCGCTGAAGATCGCCCACGTGGTGCCGTCGTTCTTTCCCGCTCACGTCTATGGCGGTCCCATCCGCTCGGTGTACGCGCTGTGCAATGCGCTGGCGCGGCTGGGATGCGAGGTCCGCGTTCTCACCACCAACACCAACGGCCTGAACGCCGTGCTGCCCGTGGACACCTCCCGCGAGCACCGCATGGGCGACGGTATCGCGGTCCGCTACTGCGCGCGCCGCCTGCGGCACTCGGTCTCGCCTCAACTGTTGCGCGCGCTGCCCGAGTACGTGCGCTGGGCCGATGTCGTGCATCTGACCGCGATGTACAACTTCACCACCTTCCCCACGCTGGCAAGCGCGCGCCGGCAGTCGAAGCCGGTGGTGTGGTCGCCGCGGGGCGCGCTCCAGCGCTGGAGCGGCTCACGCCGCTCCGGCGTCAAGTCCATGTGGGAGATGATCACCCGCGGTCTCGCTCCCGAGTCCCTGGTTCTGCACGTCACCAGCGAACAGGAGCGGCTCGAGAGCCTGGAGAAATTCCCCGCCGCGCGCGCCGAGGTCATCCCCAACGGCATAGAGATTCCGGCCACCGTGTCTCGCCAGGAAAGCAGCGGCCCCTTGCGGCTGCTCTTTATCGGCCGCCTTGACCCGAAGAAGGGAATCGAAAACCTGCTGGACGCCTGTGCGCGCCTGGATTTTCCCTGGACTCTAATCATCGCGGGCGGCGGTGAGGATGCCTATCTTCGCTCCATCGCCGGCCGTATCCGCGCCCTCGGCCTCGGCAGGAAGGCGATCATGGTCGGCGAAGTGCTCGACGACGCCAAGGAGCGCGTCTTTCAGCAGGCCGATGTGTGCGTGGCGCCGTCGTTCACGGAAAACTTCGCCATCGTGGTGGCCGAAGCGCTGGCGCGCGCGGTGCCGGTGATTGCCGGCCGCGGCACGCCCTGGCAGGGTGTCGAGCAGCACGGCTGCGGCCTGTGGATCGACAACAGCCCGGAGAGCATCGCCGCCGCCATCACCCGGCTGCGCTCGGCGCCCCGGCGCGAAATGGGAATGCGCGGCCGCGAATGGATGCAGCGGGAGTTTTCCTGGGACACGATCGGCGCGCGCATGCTGGCCGTCTACACCGAATTGCTGGCCCGAAACGCGGGTGCCGCGGCTAGGTAG
- a CDS encoding radical SAM protein encodes MSVRAALETKIVWMTKALRFCRTYVRRCFDPNRYRAPSAPHLSIESTNVCNAKCAFCANPVMQRKKQPLSMELFKKAVDELAAMGSSALDFNVTIGDPLLDPYLLERARYATRTYPQFNSVGFVTTLQWLHRFPIDEFWDSGIKWISISTALSGREKYAEFFGVDKYDQMMRNLLTLIEENKRRENKIIYVIHIKPTNEPVEAVLKHADFQRINSMVEQDLVANVKTRGAYVDDWQGAVQLPPYLKKRPLVPRAFRPCAQLFGGMIVYSNGNVGACNCRDFEASSELTLGNVKDNTLAELWSGEKVARLRSEWRRKNKVPEICKTCRHYNY; translated from the coding sequence ATGAGTGTCAGGGCCGCGCTTGAAACGAAAATCGTCTGGATGACCAAGGCGTTGCGCTTTTGCCGCACCTACGTGCGGCGCTGTTTCGATCCCAACCGTTATCGCGCTCCTAGCGCGCCGCACCTTTCCATTGAGTCCACCAACGTCTGCAATGCCAAGTGCGCCTTCTGCGCCAATCCCGTGATGCAGCGGAAAAAGCAACCGCTCTCGATGGAACTGTTCAAGAAGGCGGTGGACGAACTGGCAGCCATGGGGTCCTCCGCGCTCGACTTCAACGTCACTATCGGCGACCCGCTGCTCGACCCGTATCTGCTGGAACGTGCCCGTTACGCCACCCGCACCTACCCGCAGTTCAACTCGGTCGGCTTCGTTACCACGCTGCAGTGGCTGCACCGTTTTCCGATCGACGAGTTCTGGGACTCCGGCATCAAGTGGATATCCATTTCCACCGCCTTGTCGGGACGTGAGAAGTACGCGGAGTTTTTCGGCGTCGACAAGTACGACCAGATGATGAGGAACCTCCTCACGCTTATCGAGGAGAACAAGCGCCGCGAAAATAAGATCATCTATGTCATCCACATCAAACCGACCAACGAGCCCGTGGAAGCGGTCTTGAAGCACGCCGACTTCCAGCGGATCAACAGCATGGTCGAGCAGGATCTCGTGGCCAATGTCAAGACGCGTGGCGCGTACGTGGACGATTGGCAGGGTGCGGTTCAGCTTCCGCCCTACCTGAAGAAGCGTCCACTGGTCCCACGCGCGTTCCGCCCTTGTGCGCAGCTCTTCGGGGGAATGATCGTGTACTCCAACGGGAACGTCGGGGCCTGCAATTGCCGGGACTTCGAAGCGAGCAGCGAGCTCACGCTGGGCAACGTGAAAGACAACACCCTCGCCGAACTATGGAGTGGCGAAAAGGTGGCGCGCCTGCGCTCCGAGTGGCGCAGGAAAAACAAGGTCCCTGAAATCTGCAAAACTTGCCGGCACTACAACTACTGA
- a CDS encoding carbamoyltransferase encodes MYILGINAYHGDAAAALIQDGQLIAAVEEERFNRKKHCAGFPAMAVRYCLQEAGITPADLDHIGISRDPSANLHKKILFSMSRLSKVGNLIGTRLANAAKVRNLKDELARALEIPADQFRAQFHNVEHHKAHMASCFLVSEFERAAILSIDGFGDFISTMWGLGEGARMQVLGEIEFPHSMGCVYTATTQYLGFPHYGDEGKVMGLAPYGKPRFLDQFREIVTTEKDGRFKLNLDYFLHHSEGVEMTWDEGSPTIGRIFSDRFIETFGPAREKGGPMSSRQEDVAASLQARLEEVSFHILQHLHQQTGGDRLCLSGGVAFNSVMNGKILLHTPFKQIYAQPAAGDAGTAVGVCYYLHNIELKQPRAFVMEHAYTGPGYENGQIEAAVLGSGMRHTRLQPECVTQTAARAIADGQIVGWFQGRMEFGPRALGNRSIVVDPRRAEMKDILNARIKKREPFRPFAPSILEDRVEEYFEQTHPAPSMLMVYQVKADKRAQVPAITHVDGSGRLQTVSRSTNPRYYDLIRDFDKITGVPVVLNTSFNEDEPIVCTPQDALNCFQRTRMDKLFVGDYLVEH; translated from the coding sequence TTGTACATTCTGGGGATAAACGCCTACCACGGTGATGCCGCCGCCGCCCTGATCCAAGACGGCCAATTGATCGCCGCCGTCGAAGAAGAACGTTTCAACCGCAAGAAACACTGTGCCGGATTTCCCGCGATGGCGGTGCGTTATTGCCTGCAAGAGGCCGGCATCACGCCCGCCGATCTCGACCACATCGGCATCTCGCGCGACCCGTCCGCCAACCTGCACAAGAAAATCCTGTTTTCCATGTCGCGCCTGAGCAAGGTAGGAAACCTGATCGGCACCCGCTTGGCCAATGCCGCCAAGGTCCGCAACCTGAAAGATGAGCTGGCCCGTGCCCTGGAGATTCCCGCCGACCAGTTCCGCGCCCAGTTCCACAACGTGGAACACCACAAGGCGCACATGGCGAGCTGCTTCCTGGTCTCGGAATTCGAGCGCGCCGCCATTCTCTCCATTGACGGCTTCGGCGACTTTATCAGCACCATGTGGGGCCTCGGCGAAGGCGCCAGGATGCAGGTGCTGGGCGAGATCGAGTTTCCCCACTCCATGGGCTGCGTGTACACCGCCACCACCCAGTATCTCGGCTTCCCGCACTACGGCGACGAAGGCAAGGTGATGGGTCTGGCGCCTTACGGCAAGCCGCGCTTCCTGGACCAGTTCCGCGAAATCGTCACCACCGAGAAAGACGGGCGCTTCAAGCTGAACCTCGACTATTTCCTCCATCACTCCGAGGGCGTCGAGATGACCTGGGACGAGGGCTCGCCCACCATCGGCCGCATCTTCTCCGACCGATTTATCGAGACCTTCGGTCCGGCACGCGAAAAAGGCGGCCCGATGTCTTCCCGCCAGGAAGATGTCGCGGCGTCCTTGCAGGCTCGCCTGGAAGAAGTCAGCTTCCACATTCTCCAGCACCTGCATCAGCAGACCGGCGGCGATCGCCTGTGCCTTTCCGGCGGCGTGGCCTTCAATTCCGTGATGAACGGAAAAATCCTGCTGCACACCCCCTTCAAGCAGATCTACGCACAACCCGCGGCGGGCGATGCCGGCACCGCGGTCGGTGTCTGCTATTACCTGCACAATATCGAGCTCAAGCAGCCGCGCGCCTTCGTCATGGAACACGCCTACACCGGTCCGGGTTACGAGAACGGACAGATCGAAGCGGCGGTGCTCGGCTCCGGTATGCGGCACACCCGCCTCCAGCCGGAGTGCGTGACGCAGACGGCGGCGCGGGCCATTGCCGACGGCCAGATTGTCGGCTGGTTCCAGGGGCGGATGGAATTCGGCCCCCGCGCGCTGGGCAATCGCAGCATCGTGGTCGACCCGCGCCGCGCCGAAATGAAGGACATCCTCAATGCGCGCATCAAGAAGCGCGAGCCTTTCCGGCCCTTCGCGCCCTCCATCCTGGAAGACCGCGTCGAGGAATATTTCGAGCAGACTCACCCTGCACCCAGCATGCTCATGGTGTACCAGGTGAAGGCCGACAAGCGCGCGCAGGTTCCCGCCATCACCCACGTGGACGGCTCCGGGCGCCTGCAGACCGTCTCGCGCAGCACCAACCCGCGCTACTACGATTTGATCCGCGATTTCGACAAGATCACCGGCGTTCCCGTGGTGCTCAACACTTCGTTCAATGAGGACGAGCCCATCGTTTGCACGCCGCAGGACGCGCTCAACTGCTTCCAGCGTACCCGCATGGACAAACTTTTCGTCGGCGATTACCTGGTCGAGCACTAG